AGCAATTGGTTGACGAATGCGCTTCGGATGAAGAAAAAAGCTTCATGGTCAGTCCGATGACCCTGAAGCCCTTTTTTATCAGCAGGGCTGCTGCCACGCTGCTGTCCACCCCACCGGACATAGCCACCGCCACTTTTATATGTCTGTTATTATTTAACATCGGGCAGAGCTATTTTATCCTTCTTGTTCTTTTTCCCGTGAGTTGCCGCCCCTTTTTCCATTCTAAAATAACCATTCAGTGCTTTTTTCAACTTTTTAAAGGTATCCTCCAAAGCTTCCGAGACCACCTTGGTATCCGCCAACACCGGCATGAAATTGGTATCGCCGTTCCAGCGCGGCACCAGGTGCAGATGAACATGGTCCTCTATTCCGGCTCCCGCCACCCGGCCCAGGTTGAATCCCAGATTGTAGCCTTGCGGCTTCATCACCGCCGCCATGGCCTTCTGGCAAGCCTGGGCCAACTGCATGATCTCAAGAAGCTCCGCATCGTTCAGGGCGGTAAAATCTCCCACATGACGGTAGGGCGCAACCATCAGATGCCCGTTGTTGTAGGG
This genomic window from Candidatus Edwardsbacteria bacterium contains:
- a CDS encoding HIT domain-containing protein; translated protein: MKKLWAPWRMKYITGAADKNQSGCIFCKKPKSKADQNNYILHRGNKAFVMMNIFPYNNGHLMVAPYRHVGDFTALNDAELLEIMQLAQACQKAMAAVMKPQGYNLGFNLGRVAGAGIEDHVHLHLVPRWNGDTNFMPVLADTKVVSEALEDTFKKLKKALNGYFRMEKGAATHGKKNKKDKIALPDVK